A DNA window from Amycolatopsis sp. DSM 110486 contains the following coding sequences:
- a CDS encoding PadR family transcriptional regulator gives MAGPRMTLPTQLVLHALLREPAQELYGLEICAVAGLPSGTIHPILARLEKAGWLRSRWEEADPSEAGRPRRRYYRLDPDGLEAAREALHSAETSARALTRLRPGLAGDAR, from the coding sequence ATGGCCGGTCCCCGGATGACCCTCCCGACCCAGCTGGTGCTCCACGCGCTGCTGCGGGAACCCGCCCAGGAGCTGTACGGGCTCGAGATCTGCGCTGTCGCCGGGCTGCCCAGCGGCACGATCCACCCGATCCTCGCGCGCCTCGAGAAGGCGGGCTGGCTGCGGTCGCGGTGGGAGGAAGCGGATCCGTCGGAGGCGGGCCGGCCGCGGCGGCGCTACTACCGGCTCGACCCCGACGGCCTCGAGGCAGCTCGGGAAGCGTTGCACAGCGCGGAAACCTCGGCGCGCGCGTTGACGCGGCTGCGCCCGGGCCTGGCGGGGGACGCGCGGTGA
- a CDS encoding glycoside hydrolase family 18 protein — MALVLASLAAPSSATTLAPTPAAANHQQDHKVMAYFADWDVYARNYHVKDIETSGSAAKLTHINYAFGTVSAGQCAFGDEWADADQPYDAATSVDGQADSAEPGALHGSFNQLLQLKKLHPNLKILWSFGGWTFSPGFTEAAKDPAKFADSCYALVNDPRWAGLFDGIDVDWEYPNACGLECDASGPDAFTKVVQALRAKFGKQLVTAAITADGTPGGKIDATDYAGASRYLDWYNVMTYDYFVAGATPTGPTAPHSPLRSYYGIPTAGFYADAAVQKLRRDGVPSAKLLLGLGFYGRGWDGVTQKQPGGTATGPVKGTTTGEDGVEDYKVLKTTCPSNGLIAGTAYAKCGSQWWSYDTPATASAKAGYAKSQGLGGVFAWELSGDTTNAELLSAIAR, encoded by the coding sequence GTGGCCCTGGTGCTCGCCTCGCTCGCGGCGCCGAGCTCGGCGACCACACTGGCACCTACCCCAGCGGCAGCGAACCACCAGCAGGACCACAAGGTCATGGCCTACTTCGCCGACTGGGACGTGTACGCCCGCAATTACCACGTCAAGGACATCGAGACCTCCGGCTCCGCCGCGAAGCTCACCCACATCAACTACGCGTTCGGCACCGTCTCCGCGGGCCAGTGCGCGTTCGGCGACGAGTGGGCCGACGCCGACCAGCCCTACGACGCCGCGACGAGCGTCGACGGGCAGGCCGACAGCGCGGAACCCGGCGCGTTGCACGGCAGCTTCAACCAGCTCCTGCAGCTCAAGAAGCTGCACCCGAACTTGAAGATCCTGTGGTCGTTCGGCGGCTGGACGTTCTCCCCCGGCTTCACCGAGGCGGCGAAAGACCCCGCGAAGTTCGCGGACTCCTGCTACGCCCTCGTGAACGACCCGCGCTGGGCCGGGCTCTTCGACGGCATCGACGTCGACTGGGAGTACCCCAACGCGTGCGGCCTCGAGTGCGACGCCAGCGGCCCGGACGCCTTCACCAAGGTCGTCCAGGCGCTGCGCGCCAAGTTCGGGAAGCAGCTCGTGACCGCGGCGATCACCGCGGACGGCACGCCCGGCGGCAAGATCGACGCCACCGACTACGCGGGCGCGAGCCGCTACCTCGACTGGTACAACGTGATGACCTACGACTACTTCGTCGCCGGCGCCACCCCGACCGGTCCCACCGCGCCGCATTCGCCGCTGCGCTCGTACTACGGCATTCCCACCGCGGGGTTCTACGCCGACGCCGCCGTCCAGAAGCTGCGCCGTGACGGCGTGCCGTCGGCGAAGCTGTTGCTGGGCCTCGGGTTCTACGGCCGCGGCTGGGACGGCGTCACGCAGAAGCAGCCCGGCGGCACCGCGACCGGCCCGGTGAAGGGCACCACCACGGGTGAGGACGGCGTGGAGGACTACAAGGTCCTCAAGACCACGTGCCCGTCCAACGGCCTCATCGCCGGCACCGCTTACGCGAAGTGCGGCTCGCAGTGGTGGAGCTACGACACCCCCGCGACGGCGTCGGCCAAGGCCGGCTACGCGAAGTCGCAGGGGCTCGGTGGCGTCTTCGCGTGGGAGCTCTCCGGCGACACCACGAACGCCGAACTGCTCAGCGCGATCGCCCGCTGA
- a CDS encoding methyltransferase domain-containing protein translates to MPEDPAEAMAARVFDAAVATSDVIAIALGDRLGYYRSLAGGDRTPAQLAETTGTDERCAREWLEQQAVSGFLEVTGTDTERHYRFAPGAETVLADQDSLAYLSPLARQLVSAAGHVPEVAEAFRTGHGFPWAGYGADMRESQAALNRPGFLHLLAPQWLPAMPDVLARLADGPSRVADIGCGGGWAAIALARAFPQTHVDAYDLDQASVDLARTNVAEAGLADRITVHRQDIGTVEAEPYDLVMAFECLHDLPYPVRALAAMRGLGGTVLVADMKVADEFTAPGDAVERLMYGFSVSICLPDSMSSPSSAATGTAIRRSTVEAYAREAGFDRVETLPIDHDMWRFYRLG, encoded by the coding sequence ATGCCCGAAGACCCCGCTGAAGCCATGGCCGCGCGCGTGTTCGACGCCGCCGTCGCGACTTCCGACGTCATCGCCATCGCGCTCGGCGACCGCCTCGGCTACTACCGCTCCCTCGCCGGCGGCGACCGCACGCCCGCCCAGCTCGCGGAGACGACCGGCACCGACGAGCGATGCGCCCGCGAATGGCTCGAACAGCAGGCAGTGTCGGGGTTCCTGGAGGTCACGGGCACCGACACCGAACGGCACTACCGCTTCGCCCCCGGCGCCGAGACGGTGCTCGCCGACCAGGACTCACTCGCCTACCTCAGCCCGCTCGCGCGCCAGCTCGTGAGCGCCGCCGGGCACGTGCCCGAGGTCGCGGAGGCGTTCCGCACCGGCCACGGCTTCCCGTGGGCAGGCTACGGCGCCGACATGCGCGAATCTCAGGCGGCGCTCAACCGTCCGGGTTTCCTGCACCTGCTGGCGCCCCAGTGGTTGCCCGCGATGCCCGACGTGCTCGCGCGCCTGGCCGACGGACCGTCGCGCGTCGCCGACATCGGCTGCGGTGGCGGCTGGGCGGCGATCGCCCTGGCGCGCGCGTTCCCCCAGACCCACGTCGACGCGTACGACCTCGACCAAGCCTCAGTGGATCTCGCCCGGACCAACGTCGCCGAAGCCGGCCTCGCCGACCGGATCACCGTGCACCGCCAGGACATCGGCACGGTCGAGGCCGAGCCGTACGACCTCGTGATGGCCTTCGAATGCCTCCACGACCTGCCCTACCCCGTCCGCGCGCTCGCGGCGATGCGCGGCCTCGGCGGGACGGTGCTCGTGGCCGACATGAAGGTCGCCGACGAGTTCACCGCACCCGGCGACGCCGTCGAGCGGCTGATGTACGGCTTCAGCGTGTCGATCTGCCTGCCCGACAGCATGAGCAGCCCGAGCTCGGCCGCCACCGGCACCGCGATCCGCCGCTCGACCGTCGAGGCGTATGCGCGCGAAGCCGGGTTCGACCGCGTCGAGACCCTGCCGATCGACCACGACATGTGGCGCTTCTACCGGCTGGGCTGA
- a CDS encoding AMP-binding protein translates to MSTLSYEPLTPTAYLDRAAAAHGERIAVVDGEDRWTYTELHERCRRLAGALAPLADGRPVAVLAPNTHVLLEANFGVPWAGVPLVAVNTRLAAREIAYILEHSGAAVLVHDPVFDELVEDAVGLLSETAPRRIRTGEEYERLLAAAEPLAITPEDERSVLSINYTSGTTGRPKGVLYSHRGAYLQALAMVGHTGLSPSAVHLWTLPMFHCNGWCFPWAVTAAAATHVCLPKVEPARVWQLIREQGVTHLNGAPTVLSMLAYAPEAAPVETTVRVATGGAPPSPAILRRMSELGFDVTHLYGLTETYGPAMICDWRPEWNALDEQEQARLKARQGVGNMISCTARVIADDGTDVPADGATVGQIALRGNNVMLGYLDDPEATRAAVPDGWFRTGDLGVVHPDGYVELRDRSKDVIISGGENIASVEVEQAIAEHPAVLEVAVVAVPDERWGEVPAAYVTLRDGESATEAEIVEFVRERLARFKAPKSVTFGDLPKTSTGKIQKYVLREKAWAGVERRIQ, encoded by the coding sequence ATCAGCACCCTGTCGTACGAGCCGCTCACCCCGACCGCCTACCTCGACCGCGCAGCGGCCGCGCACGGGGAGCGGATCGCCGTGGTCGACGGTGAAGACCGCTGGACCTACACGGAGCTGCACGAGCGATGCCGCCGGCTGGCCGGGGCATTGGCGCCGCTCGCGGACGGGCGGCCGGTGGCCGTGCTGGCGCCCAACACCCACGTTCTCCTCGAGGCCAACTTCGGGGTGCCGTGGGCGGGCGTGCCGCTCGTCGCGGTGAACACGCGGCTCGCGGCGCGGGAGATCGCCTACATCCTGGAGCACTCGGGGGCGGCGGTGCTGGTGCACGACCCGGTGTTCGACGAGCTCGTCGAGGACGCCGTCGGGCTGCTGTCCGAAACCGCGCCGCGCCGGATCCGCACGGGTGAGGAGTACGAACGGCTGCTCGCGGCCGCCGAGCCGCTGGCGATCACGCCCGAGGACGAGCGGTCCGTGCTGTCGATCAACTACACCTCCGGCACCACCGGCCGGCCGAAAGGCGTGCTCTACAGCCATCGCGGCGCGTACCTGCAGGCGCTGGCGATGGTCGGGCACACCGGCCTGTCGCCCTCGGCCGTGCACCTGTGGACGCTGCCGATGTTCCACTGCAACGGCTGGTGCTTCCCGTGGGCGGTCACGGCGGCCGCGGCCACGCACGTGTGCCTGCCGAAGGTCGAGCCCGCCCGGGTGTGGCAGCTCATCCGCGAACAGGGCGTGACGCACCTCAACGGCGCGCCGACGGTGCTGTCGATGCTCGCCTACGCCCCGGAAGCGGCACCGGTCGAGACGACGGTGCGCGTCGCCACCGGGGGAGCGCCGCCGTCGCCCGCGATCCTGCGGCGCATGAGCGAGCTCGGCTTCGACGTGACGCACCTCTACGGCCTGACCGAAACCTACGGCCCGGCGATGATCTGCGACTGGCGCCCGGAGTGGAACGCGCTCGACGAGCAGGAACAGGCGCGGCTCAAGGCACGCCAGGGCGTGGGCAACATGATCTCCTGCACCGCCCGCGTGATCGCCGACGACGGCACCGACGTGCCCGCCGACGGCGCCACCGTCGGCCAGATCGCCTTGCGCGGCAACAACGTCATGCTCGGCTACCTCGACGATCCCGAAGCGACGCGCGCCGCCGTTCCCGACGGCTGGTTCCGCACCGGCGACCTCGGCGTCGTGCACCCGGACGGCTACGTCGAACTGCGCGACCGCAGCAAGGACGTGATCATCTCCGGCGGTGAGAACATCGCGTCGGTGGAGGTGGAACAGGCGATCGCCGAGCATCCGGCCGTGCTGGAGGTGGCCGTGGTCGCCGTGCCGGACGAGCGCTGGGGCGAGGTGCCCGCCGCGTACGTGACCTTGCGCGACGGCGAGAGCGCCACGGAGGCGGAAATCGTCGAGTTCGTGCGCGAGCGGCTGGCGCGGTTCAAGGCGCCGAAGTCGGTGACGTTCGGGGACCTGCCGAAGACGTCGACCGGGAAGATCCAGAAGTACGTGCTGCGCGAAAAGGCCTGGGCCGGCGTGGAGCGACGCATCCAGTGA
- a CDS encoding trypsin-like peptidase domain-containing protein encodes MSEQEPGSTGEQTGGWPYGHGDQTQPGAYGQYGQPGAAGQPGTPGAAGQPGTPGQQGHYGPYAGYNQGWAPQGAWGQHPGTQQFPQTPYHRPPRPMRSAAIAVGAIGLSVVLGLGIGHFVWTPGSESAGGNQSFGSVAPPGGTSSTSIDPNGIATKVDPGLVDVNTELGYQSAAAAGTGIVLTSDGEILTNNHVVEGATSIKVTDIGDGKTYTASVLGYDRSHDIAVIKLNGASGLKTATLGNSSAVAVGDAVVGIGNAGGAGGTPAVAAGKVTALNQSITASDESASSSEQLTDLIQVDADIQSGDSGGPLVNANGQVIGVDTAASQGFQFNGGQGQGGLGRGRGGLGQGQGGLGQGGLGQGGLGQGQGGLGGLGQGDGGLGQGQGQGDGGLGEGDGQQGTSGGHQGFAVPINQAIDLAHQIIGGKSSDSVHIGQSAFLGVSVSDAGQAQQSPGGLGQGQGQAQGGQAQGGSTGAQIQDVVAGGPAASAGLAGGDVITAVDGKAVDSATALTTLMDTHHPGDKLTITVVDQTGQQHDVSVTPVNGPVG; translated from the coding sequence ATGAGCGAACAGGAGCCGGGGTCGACCGGTGAGCAGACCGGCGGTTGGCCGTACGGACACGGTGACCAGACCCAGCCGGGCGCGTACGGGCAGTACGGACAGCCGGGTGCAGCGGGTCAGCCGGGCACGCCGGGCGCGGCGGGTCAACCGGGCACGCCGGGTCAGCAGGGTCACTACGGCCCCTACGCCGGCTACAACCAAGGCTGGGCACCGCAGGGTGCGTGGGGCCAGCACCCGGGCACCCAGCAGTTCCCGCAGACCCCGTACCACCGGCCGCCGCGGCCGATGCGCAGCGCGGCGATCGCTGTCGGCGCCATCGGGCTTTCGGTGGTGCTCGGCCTGGGCATCGGGCACTTCGTGTGGACGCCCGGCTCGGAATCCGCCGGGGGCAACCAGAGCTTCGGGTCCGTGGCTCCTCCCGGGGGCACGTCGAGCACGTCGATCGACCCCAACGGGATCGCGACGAAGGTCGACCCGGGCCTGGTCGACGTGAACACCGAGCTCGGCTACCAGAGCGCCGCCGCGGCGGGCACCGGCATCGTGCTGACCTCCGACGGCGAGATCCTCACCAACAACCACGTCGTCGAAGGCGCCACCAGCATCAAGGTGACCGACATCGGCGACGGCAAGACCTACACCGCCTCCGTGCTCGGCTACGACCGCAGCCACGACATCGCGGTGATCAAGCTCAACGGCGCCTCCGGCCTGAAGACCGCGACGCTCGGCAACTCGTCCGCGGTCGCGGTCGGCGACGCCGTGGTCGGGATCGGCAACGCGGGCGGCGCCGGCGGCACCCCGGCCGTGGCGGCCGGCAAGGTCACCGCGCTGAACCAGTCGATCACCGCGTCGGACGAGTCCGCCAGCTCGTCGGAGCAGCTCACCGACCTGATCCAGGTCGACGCCGACATCCAGTCCGGCGACTCCGGCGGCCCGCTGGTCAACGCCAACGGGCAGGTGATCGGCGTCGACACCGCCGCGTCGCAGGGATTCCAGTTCAACGGCGGCCAGGGCCAGGGCGGGCTCGGCCGCGGCCGCGGCGGGCTTGGCCAGGGGCAGGGCGGACTCGGGCAGGGAGGTCTCGGGCAAGGCGGTCTCGGGCAGGGCCAAGGCGGTCTCGGCGGCCTCGGCCAGGGCGACGGCGGTCTGGGCCAGGGGCAGGGCCAGGGCGACGGCGGTCTCGGCGAAGGCGACGGCCAGCAGGGCACCTCGGGCGGGCACCAGGGCTTCGCGGTCCCGATCAACCAGGCGATCGACCTCGCCCACCAGATCATCGGCGGCAAGTCGTCCGACTCCGTCCACATCGGACAGAGCGCCTTCCTCGGCGTGTCGGTGAGCGACGCCGGCCAGGCGCAGCAGTCCCCGGGCGGGCTCGGCCAAGGTCAGGGACAGGCGCAGGGCGGCCAGGCCCAGGGCGGCTCGACCGGCGCTCAGATCCAGGACGTCGTCGCGGGCGGCCCCGCCGCCTCGGCCGGCCTCGCGGGCGGCGACGTGATCACCGCGGTCGACGGCAAGGCCGTCGACTCGGCGACCGCACTCACCACCCTCATGGACACTCACCACCCGGGCGACAAGCTCACCATCACCGTGGTGGATCAGACCGGCCAGCAGCACGACGTCTCCGTGACCCCGGTCAACGGCCCGGTCGGCTGA
- a CDS encoding M24 family metallopeptidase has translation MGELIEDEARRAARLLDAQAKAVELFEEVERRGLLAPGVRETEASNAVRDLAAELFGVDRYWHKRIVRAGENTLRPYRENPPDRAIAEDDIVFVDFGPIFEEFEADFGRTFVLGDDPVKLRLRDSLPVVWQAGREYFEAHPDVTGAELYDHVTKLAAEAGWEFGGAHSGHLVGQFPHETIDGERIESYIAPGSDRPMRRPDRNGQTSHWILEVHLVDRERRIGGFFEELLDLGHERSGGGSD, from the coding sequence ATGGGTGAGCTGATCGAGGACGAGGCACGACGCGCGGCGCGTTTGCTGGACGCGCAGGCCAAGGCCGTCGAGCTGTTCGAAGAGGTCGAGCGGCGCGGGCTGCTCGCGCCCGGCGTGCGCGAGACCGAGGCGAGCAACGCGGTGCGCGACCTCGCGGCCGAACTGTTCGGCGTGGACCGCTACTGGCACAAGCGAATCGTGCGAGCGGGCGAGAACACGCTGCGGCCGTACCGGGAGAACCCGCCCGACCGCGCGATCGCCGAGGACGACATCGTGTTCGTCGACTTCGGGCCGATCTTCGAGGAGTTCGAGGCGGACTTCGGGCGGACGTTCGTGCTCGGCGACGACCCTGTGAAGCTGCGGCTGCGCGACAGCCTGCCCGTGGTGTGGCAGGCCGGGCGCGAGTACTTCGAGGCCCACCCGGACGTGACCGGCGCCGAGCTGTACGACCACGTCACCAAGCTCGCCGCCGAGGCCGGCTGGGAGTTCGGCGGCGCGCACTCCGGGCATCTCGTCGGCCAGTTTCCCCACGAGACGATCGACGGCGAGCGGATCGAGTCCTACATCGCGCCGGGCAGCGACCGGCCGATGCGCCGGCCGGACCGCAACGGGCAGACGTCGCACTGGATCCTCGAGGTCCACCTCGTCGACCGCGAACGGCGGATCGGGGGGTTCTTCGAGGAGCTGCTCGACCTCGGCCACGAGCGGTCCGGCGGCGGCTCGGACTAG
- a CDS encoding SDR family NAD(P)-dependent oxidoreductase has protein sequence MNGALAGKIAVVTGATRGVGKGIALELGAAGATVYVTGRTAEPGPLPGTLAETAAEVTALGGTGIAVRCDHHDDAQVEAVFARVAEEAGRLDVLVNNVFSAPDMAAWLNRPFWDLPLTAWDEVLGIGARSHYVASVFAAPLLFTAGGGLIANISSSGAAAYQQNTVYGVGKAAVDKMTADMALELRDRGVAAVSIWPGLVRTELLAFAGRATPDGRTVLDIPGAGEFDLAAAESPRFVGRGVAALAADPTVLTRSGRVHTTTDLATHYAFTDLDGTLPGEVAAS, from the coding sequence ATGAACGGAGCTTTGGCGGGCAAGATCGCGGTGGTCACGGGCGCGACCCGGGGCGTGGGCAAGGGCATCGCCCTCGAGCTGGGTGCGGCGGGGGCGACGGTGTACGTCACGGGCCGCACCGCCGAACCCGGGCCGTTGCCCGGCACGCTCGCCGAGACGGCCGCCGAGGTGACCGCCCTGGGCGGCACCGGCATCGCCGTGCGGTGCGACCACCACGACGACGCCCAGGTGGAGGCGGTCTTCGCGCGCGTCGCCGAGGAAGCCGGGCGGCTCGATGTGCTTGTGAACAACGTCTTTTCCGCGCCCGACATGGCAGCCTGGCTGAACCGGCCGTTCTGGGACCTGCCGCTGACCGCGTGGGACGAGGTCCTCGGCATCGGCGCACGCTCGCACTACGTGGCGAGCGTATTCGCCGCCCCGCTCCTCTTCACCGCGGGCGGCGGCCTGATCGCCAACATCTCGTCCTCGGGCGCGGCGGCGTACCAGCAGAACACCGTCTACGGCGTCGGCAAAGCCGCGGTCGACAAGATGACCGCCGACATGGCGCTGGAACTGCGCGACCGCGGCGTCGCGGCCGTCTCGATCTGGCCGGGCCTCGTGCGCACCGAACTGCTCGCCTTCGCCGGCCGCGCCACCCCCGACGGCCGCACCGTCCTGGACATCCCGGGCGCCGGCGAGTTCGACCTCGCCGCGGCTGAGTCCCCGCGCTTCGTCGGCCGCGGCGTCGCGGCCCTCGCGGCGGACCCCACCGTGCTCACCCGCTCGGGCCGCGTCCACACCACCACGGACCTCGCCACGCACTACGCCTTCACCGACCTCGACGGCACGCTGCCGGGTGAGGTCGCCGCGTCCTGA